The genomic segment CTGCGCGGGATCGACCCGACAGAAAAGTATGAATGCCGCGAAACGGGTGAAGTGCACCGGGGTGCCGTGCTGTTGCACCACGGATTGCGGACGGGGCTGCGCGGTGACTTCGATGCGAAGGTTATCCGCCTGCGTCGCACTTGAGTGAACTGTCCGAAATGGAGCTGTAATTCCAACAAGCCCTGGAATAAAGCCTACTGGGTCGTAGGCGCGTGAGCAGCGTCATATTCGTGACGTTCCGCTGTCGCCATGTCCACGTAATTCGTAGGCGATTCCAGGGCGCTTGGAAATACCCAAGACCTGTCTTTTACGGAGCGTGATGGTGGATTGATGTAAGGATCAGGTGGAAAGGCGCACAGGAAGTCCCAATGGTTGTCTCTGTGGGCACAAGTCGCTTACGTTCGGCGTCAATCCGGACGGACGCCCAATCCTGCCGCCGACCGGAGCCGCGTACCGACCTGATCCACGGCAGGAGCGGGGGACCCACAGGTATGACCGCCTGTTCCGGTCTCCGGAACGGCTAGGGGTATAGCCGTGCGTCAGCACGGCCGGACATCTCCAGTCCGCACCCGACAGCTCACCTCGCAGGCGCCGGAGAGGAATTCGCCATGCCCGCGAAGGGTAAGCACCGCCGTCCGAAGTCCCAGCGTTTCACCCGTTCGATCGCCGCCGCGGGGACCGGTGGCGCGGCGCTCGCGCTGCCGCTGATCGGAGCCGCCGGCGCCCATGCCGCGACCCCGACGGCCGCCGTTTCCGGTGTCTCCGAGAAGACGGCCTCGGTCGCCACCGAGAAGGCCGCGGCCGAGGCGGGCGCACGGATCGAGGCGGCCGAGAAGGCCGCGCAGGCGGAGAAGACCGCCACCAAGAAGGCGGCGACCAGGACCTACTCGGTGAAGGTCGGCGACTACCTCGCGAAGATCGCGGACGAGCAGGACGTCGAGGGCGGCTGGAAGCAGCTGTACTCGGACAACCGTGAGGCGATCGGCTCCGACCCGTCGCTCATCCACCCGGGCCTCAAGCTCGGCATCGGTGGCCGGGCCACGTCGAGCGGTACGCCGCAGGCGTCGACGAAGCCGCAGCTGTCGCAGTCCTCGAAGTCCGAGGAGTCGTCCCAGTCGTCGAAGTCCTCCGGCTCGTCGACGCAGACGCAGGAGTCGAAGGACACCCAGGCGTCGACCTCCACGTCGAGCGGCCAGTCCTCGTCGTCCAACAGCTCCGGCTTCAGCCTGCCCATCCAGGGCGCCACCGTCGGCACCGCGTACAAGACCGCCGGCAGCATGTGGTCCAGCGGCTACCACACGGGCGTCGACTTCGTGGCCCCGACCGGCACCTCCCTCAAGGCCGTGGGTGCGGGCACCGTCGTCTCCGCCGGCTGGGGCGGCGCGTACGGCAACCAGGTCGTCATCAAGCTCGCCGACGGCTACTACGCCCAGTACGCCCACCTGTCCTCGATCTCCGTCTCCGCGGGCCAGTCCGTGAGCGGCGGCCAGCAGATCGGCCTCTCCGGCGCGACCGGCAACGTCACCGGGCCGCACCTCCACTTCGAGATCCGTACCACCCCCAACTACGGTGCGGACATCGACCCGCTGGCATACCTCCGCTCGAAGGGCGTCAGCGTCTGACGCACCGCCACCGCTCCGCACTGAAGGCCGGACCCCGACATCACGGGGGCCGGCCTTCGGCGTTCCCGGAGGGGGTCCCGATCGTGGCCGTCCACACTGGCAACGGCTCGAAGAGTGCGCCATCCGGCCAGGTTCTTTCCCGCCCCTCCCTCGCTCCCGCCCCGCTCCGGCTTTCGCTCCGCTCCACCCCGCTCCGCTCCGTTCCACCCCGCTCCGGCTTTCGCTCCGCTCCGCTCCGCTTTCGCTGCCCCCGCCCCCTGTCGATTCGTGATCACCGCATTGCGGTCTTGTGGCATGGCCGATCCAGGACTCGACAGCTGTACGAGGGCGAGTGCACAGTGATCTCAGCAAGCGCTTTCTGTACGTCGTAGGTCTCCGTGTCCGGCGTCCAGCGCCCCAGTTCGACATCCGTGGCGCCCACGTGGACCCCGCCGATGTGGGCCCGCACGGCAACCACAGAAGGAGCGTCATGACCACCCGCAGAGCTTTCGGAGCCCTCGCGGCCGGTGCCGCCCTCGCGGCGCTCGCCCCGGCGGGGACGGCGTCCGCGACCCCGCACCGGCGCCGCGGCCGGCTGATCGCCGCCGACGACTTCCGGCACGGCCTCGGCCAGTGGGCCGTGGAGTTGGAGAGGGGCGGTGCGGTCACGGCCTCGCGCGGTGCGCTGGAGGTCGACGTGCCGGCCGGGGCCACCGTCTGGTTCAAGCGGAAGCTGGCAGGGCCCTACGTCGTCCAGTACACGGCCACCCCGGTCTCCGCGGGTGGGGTCAACGATCGGGTCTCCGACCTCAACAACTTCTGGAACGCCGTCGACGTGCGGTCGCCCGGTGATCTTTTCGCCACCCCGCGTGGGGGTGCGCTCGCCGAGTACGACCATCTGAAGACGTATTACGTCGGGTACGGCGCCAACACCAATACGACGACACGGCTGCGTCGGTATGTCGGCGAGGCGGGTGTGCGGCCGCTGATCTACGACTACACGGCGCCGCTGCTCGTCGCGAACGAGCCGCACCGCGTCCGGATCGTCTCCGACGGGTCGAAGGTGCAGTGGTGGAACAACGGGCGGCTCGTGTTCGACTACATCGATCCCGAGCCGTACACAAGTGGGCATTTCGGTTTCCGGACCACCTGGAGTCACTTCCGGATCGAGGACTTCCGGGTGTGGAGATCCGTCGGCCGCCGCTGAGCGGTCGAGGGGAGAGGGAGGCCGGGGTGGTGGGGTGCCGCCAACCCGACCTGGCCTGTTCCGTGTTGACCAACACTTGACTCGTGGTCTATCTCACCGTCCGTCAACCTCTTATTACGGTCGCGTAGGTCACATCAGAAGGTGAATCATGGGGCGATGTGGCAGACGATTCGAATGACAGCAGAGCAATGATCGGGTCGTACGTGGCGGTGGGGGACAGCTTCACCGAGGGCGTCGGCGATCCAGGCCCCGACGGACGGTTCGTCGGCTGGGCCGACCGATTCGCGGTGCTCCTCGCGGACCGTGTGCCCGAGGGTGCCTTCGACTACACCAACCTGGCGGTACGGGGGAAGCTCCTCGACCAGATCGTGGAGGATCAGGTGCCGCGGGCTCTGGAGCTCGCGCCCGATCTGATCTCCTTCTGTGCGGGCGGCAACGACATCATCCGGCCGGGCACCGATCCCGACGAGGTCGCCGAGCGGTTCGAGCGGGCGGTGTCCCGGCTCACCTCGGCTGTCGGCACGGTCATGGTGACCACCGGCTTCGACACCCGTGACGTCCCGGTGCTGAAGCATCTGCGGGGGAAGATCGCCACGTACAACCTGCATGTGCGGGCCATCGCCGACCGGTACGGGTGTCCCGTGCTGGACCTGTGGTCCCTCAAGACGGTCCAGGACCGGCGGGCCTGGGACCTCGACCGGCTGCACCTGTCGGCGGAGGGGCACACACGGGTCGCGCTGCGGGCCGGGCAGGTGCTGGGCGTCGACGTCCCGGCCGACCCCGATCAGCCGTGGCCCCCGCTGCCGCCGCGCGGCACGCTGGAGATGCGTCGGGACAACATTCAGTGGGCGCGGGAGTATCTGGTGCCGTGGATCGGGCGGCGGCTGCGGGGGGAGTCGTCCGGGGACCATGTGTCGGCGAAGGGGCAACTGTCGCCGTACGACATCAAGCTGCGGATCGAGTCGGTG from the Streptomyces sp. NBC_00310 genome contains:
- a CDS encoding M23 family metallopeptidase; the encoded protein is MPAKGKHRRPKSQRFTRSIAAAGTGGAALALPLIGAAGAHAATPTAAVSGVSEKTASVATEKAAAEAGARIEAAEKAAQAEKTATKKAATRTYSVKVGDYLAKIADEQDVEGGWKQLYSDNREAIGSDPSLIHPGLKLGIGGRATSSGTPQASTKPQLSQSSKSEESSQSSKSSGSSTQTQESKDTQASTSTSSGQSSSSNSSGFSLPIQGATVGTAYKTAGSMWSSGYHTGVDFVAPTGTSLKAVGAGTVVSAGWGGAYGNQVVIKLADGYYAQYAHLSSISVSAGQSVSGGQQIGLSGATGNVTGPHLHFEIRTTPNYGADIDPLAYLRSKGVSV
- a CDS encoding DUF6250 domain-containing protein, whose translation is MTTRRAFGALAAGAALAALAPAGTASATPHRRRGRLIAADDFRHGLGQWAVELERGGAVTASRGALEVDVPAGATVWFKRKLAGPYVVQYTATPVSAGGVNDRVSDLNNFWNAVDVRSPGDLFATPRGGALAEYDHLKTYYVGYGANTNTTTRLRRYVGEAGVRPLIYDYTAPLLVANEPHRVRIVSDGSKVQWWNNGRLVFDYIDPEPYTSGHFGFRTTWSHFRIEDFRVWRSVGRR
- a CDS encoding SGNH/GDSL hydrolase family protein — encoded protein: MIGSYVAVGDSFTEGVGDPGPDGRFVGWADRFAVLLADRVPEGAFDYTNLAVRGKLLDQIVEDQVPRALELAPDLISFCAGGNDIIRPGTDPDEVAERFERAVSRLTSAVGTVMVTTGFDTRDVPVLKHLRGKIATYNLHVRAIADRYGCPVLDLWSLKTVQDRRAWDLDRLHLSAEGHTRVALRAGQVLGVDVPADPDQPWPPLPPRGTLEMRRDNIQWAREYLVPWIGRRLRGESSGDHVSAKGQLSPYDIKLRIESVA